Proteins encoded together in one Pontiella desulfatans window:
- a CDS encoding sulfatase family protein — MKRMLFSAAVALALSAAAANQPNVIVILADDMGSGDIRALNPDSAIPTPNLDRLSAEGATFTAAHSGSAVCTPTRYGLVTGRYCWRSRLKKGVLNGYSGHLIEPERFTIADLFRSKGYATACFGKWHLGMDLPMSGKNKLDLAGKVENGPLANGFDRFYGITASLDFPPYVFICDDKIDAPAVERKPSRRFPEFLRAGETGTNFEHENVQDQLVETTTAFIREKAAAGEPFFIYLPLPSPHKPVLPAGRFRGKSAIGPYGDYVMQTDGSVGEVLKAVRESGIDENTMIVYTSDNGSFMFRLDAPECPPQMPADSNNPKNGSDHKSDPTIQGFNSASHRANLNYRGTKADIFEGGHRVPFLVRIPGTVEGGRRISSTISLVDILATCADLLGAEVPDGAAEDSFSFLPLLTGEGTHERAPVVAHSVNGCFALYSGPWKFIATKGSGGRTLPKSTPFEKPYQLYDLSNDIVERNNLIDAHPELAQRLENELMAMIGSALQKPAIP, encoded by the coding sequence ATGAAGCGCATGCTGTTTTCAGCGGCTGTGGCTCTCGCGCTGAGTGCCGCGGCCGCGAACCAGCCGAATGTCATTGTGATCCTCGCGGACGACATGGGATCCGGGGATATCCGGGCGCTCAATCCGGATTCGGCGATTCCAACGCCGAACCTGGATCGGCTCAGTGCGGAAGGTGCAACCTTCACCGCCGCCCACTCCGGTTCCGCCGTCTGCACACCTACCCGGTATGGCCTTGTGACGGGCCGCTACTGCTGGCGTTCCCGTTTGAAAAAAGGGGTGCTCAACGGCTACAGCGGGCATCTGATCGAGCCGGAGCGCTTTACCATTGCCGATCTCTTCAGATCCAAGGGGTATGCCACGGCCTGTTTCGGCAAGTGGCACCTGGGCATGGATCTGCCAATGTCTGGAAAAAACAAACTCGATCTGGCGGGCAAGGTTGAAAACGGGCCGTTGGCCAATGGCTTCGACCGGTTTTACGGCATCACGGCCTCGCTGGACTTTCCTCCCTATGTATTCATTTGCGACGACAAGATCGATGCGCCCGCCGTTGAGCGGAAACCCTCCCGTCGTTTTCCGGAATTCCTGCGTGCCGGCGAAACCGGCACCAATTTCGAGCACGAAAACGTGCAGGATCAACTGGTGGAAACCACAACGGCCTTTATCCGGGAGAAGGCCGCGGCCGGGGAACCGTTTTTCATCTACCTGCCGCTGCCGTCGCCGCACAAGCCGGTTCTTCCCGCCGGGCGCTTTCGGGGCAAGTCCGCCATCGGCCCATACGGCGACTATGTCATGCAGACCGACGGGTCGGTCGGCGAAGTGCTGAAGGCGGTCCGGGAGAGCGGTATTGATGAAAACACGATGATCGTCTACACCTCCGACAACGGCTCATTCATGTTCCGGCTCGACGCGCCGGAATGCCCGCCACAAATGCCGGCCGATTCGAACAACCCGAAAAACGGTTCCGACCATAAAAGCGATCCCACCATCCAGGGGTTCAATTCAGCCAGCCACCGCGCCAACCTGAACTATCGGGGCACCAAGGCGGATATCTTCGAGGGTGGCCACCGCGTTCCCTTCCTGGTGCGCATACCGGGGACGGTCGAAGGCGGACGCCGCATTTCCTCCACCATCTCCCTGGTGGATATTCTGGCAACCTGCGCCGATCTCCTCGGCGCGGAGGTGCCGGATGGCGCCGCCGAGGACAGCTTCAGTTTCCTTCCGTTGCTTACGGGGGAGGGGACGCATGAACGCGCCCCCGTGGTCGCCCATTCCGTCAACGGCTGTTTTGCCCTCTATTCCGGACCCTGGAAATTCATTGCCACCAAAGGCTCCGGCGGGCGCACCCTGCCGAAGAGCACGCCATTTGAAAAACCGTACCAGCTCTATGATCTTTCGAACGACATCGTGGAGCGCAACAACCTGATCGATGCGCATCCGGAACTGGCGCAACGGTTGGAAAACGAACTCATGGCCATGATCGGGAGTGCGCTTCAGAAACCGGCCATCCCATAG
- a CDS encoding arylsulfatase, with product MKQHILILTALLLAVPASFALKPSLERPNVILLYADDLGIGMLGCYGQQVVRTPNIDRLAAEGIKFNNYYGGVFCAPTRWTLLTGMHDGRRGGWGHSQGGLPIQRDTGKITQEQYEQKLEQLKKNRTIPDHEVFLGQIAQQAGYKTAQFGKLDRGFLTWNERVRRFGWDFHEGYYCHVRCHGFYPAYLWRNGERFELEGNTDPYCGKMSEEGNEPVGSGGKTYSQNVFIKSILAYIREHQDERFFLYHPTQLPHGPVAIPELHPDYADQDWTLAEKKYASMVRMLDDHVGLIMQELKTLGLDEKTVVAFTSDNGHELYYGPKKNFPNTRPGGEKANLTDRKWRTSECGDIFDGAGGRAGIKRAGYQGGMQCPMIVRWPGRIQPGTETDHLSAHYDFMATLADLIGAEMPKGKDSLSYLPTLLSKPQPKEHDYVIVNNNFNRMGSSALIAKDGWKLVEIDRKKDEFQLYNIREDNEERHNLEDQYPEKVSDLKKILLRELNSPRPDLVESL from the coding sequence ATGAAACAACACATCCTCATTCTCACGGCACTCCTCCTGGCGGTGCCCGCCTCGTTCGCGCTCAAGCCCTCGCTGGAACGCCCCAACGTGATCCTGCTCTACGCGGACGACCTAGGCATCGGCATGCTGGGCTGCTACGGACAGCAGGTGGTCCGGACACCGAACATCGACCGGCTCGCGGCGGAAGGCATCAAGTTCAACAACTATTATGGCGGCGTCTTTTGCGCGCCGACGCGCTGGACGCTGCTGACCGGCATGCACGATGGCCGCCGCGGCGGCTGGGGCCATAGCCAAGGCGGCCTCCCGATCCAACGCGATACGGGAAAGATTACCCAGGAGCAATACGAGCAGAAACTCGAGCAGTTGAAAAAGAACCGGACCATTCCCGACCACGAGGTTTTCCTGGGGCAGATTGCCCAGCAGGCAGGTTATAAAACGGCGCAGTTCGGCAAGCTCGACCGCGGCTTCCTGACCTGGAACGAACGCGTGCGGCGCTTTGGCTGGGACTTCCACGAAGGCTACTATTGCCACGTCCGCTGCCACGGCTTCTACCCGGCCTACCTGTGGCGCAACGGCGAGCGGTTCGAGCTCGAAGGCAACACCGATCCCTATTGCGGCAAGATGAGCGAAGAGGGGAACGAACCCGTCGGTTCCGGCGGAAAAACCTATTCGCAGAACGTCTTCATCAAGAGCATCCTTGCCTACATCCGCGAGCACCAGGACGAACGCTTCTTCCTCTACCACCCGACCCAGCTGCCGCACGGCCCTGTCGCCATTCCCGAGCTGCATCCGGACTACGCCGACCAGGATTGGACGCTGGCCGAAAAAAAATATGCGTCCATGGTGCGCATGCTCGACGACCACGTCGGCTTGATCATGCAGGAGCTGAAGACGCTGGGGCTGGACGAAAAAACGGTGGTCGCCTTCACCTCCGACAATGGCCACGAGCTCTACTACGGCCCGAAGAAAAACTTTCCCAACACCCGCCCGGGTGGAGAAAAGGCCAACCTGACCGACAGGAAGTGGCGCACCTCCGAATGCGGCGACATCTTCGACGGCGCGGGCGGACGCGCCGGCATCAAGCGCGCCGGCTACCAGGGCGGCATGCAGTGCCCGATGATCGTGCGCTGGCCGGGCAGGATCCAGCCGGGTACGGAAACCGACCACCTGAGCGCCCACTACGATTTCATGGCAACGCTCGCCGACCTGATCGGCGCAGAAATGCCGAAGGGCAAGGACAGCCTGTCCTATCTGCCCACGTTGCTGTCGAAGCCGCAGCCGAAGGAGCACGACTACGTCATCGTCAACAACAACTTCAACCGGATGGGAAGCTCTGCGCTGATTGCCAAGGACGGTTGGAAGCTGGTGGAGATCGACCGCAAGAAGGATGAGTTCCAGCTCTATAACATTCGGGAAGACAACGAGGAGCGGCACAACCTCGAAGACCAATATCCGGAGAAGGTTTCAGACCTTAAGAAGATCCTGCTTCGCGAACTGAATTCCCCGCGTCCGGATTTGGTGGAGTCGCTCTAA
- the tdh gene encoding L-threonine 3-dehydrogenase → MKALVKKKAERGLWLEDVPVPEIGINDVLIKIRKTSICGTDVHIYNWDEWARKTIPVPLTIGHEFVGEVAEIGANVHDFEIGDLVSGEGHVVCGRCRNCLAGRRHLCAKTRGVGVNRNGAYAEYLSIPVTNAWHCDPSIPEEILSCFDPFGNATHTALSFDMLGEDVLITGAGPIGCMAAAIAKHAGARYVVATDVNPVRLELAKKMGADRVVNVAGESLEAVMKDLDFKEGFDIGLEMSGNPSAFRQMLSSMCHGGKIALLGILPENVGIDWDTVVFNGLTIKGIYGREMYETWYKMTSMLQSGLDISAVITDRYHYTEYEKGFERMLSGNSGKVVLDWSE, encoded by the coding sequence ATGAAAGCATTGGTTAAGAAAAAGGCGGAACGCGGGCTTTGGCTCGAGGATGTCCCGGTTCCGGAGATTGGCATCAACGATGTCCTGATCAAGATCCGCAAGACCTCGATCTGCGGCACCGATGTGCATATCTACAACTGGGACGAGTGGGCGCGGAAAACCATTCCGGTGCCGCTCACGATCGGCCACGAGTTCGTGGGCGAGGTTGCGGAGATCGGCGCGAACGTCCACGATTTCGAGATCGGCGACCTGGTGAGTGGCGAAGGGCACGTGGTGTGCGGGCGGTGCCGGAACTGCCTGGCCGGCCGCCGCCATCTTTGCGCGAAGACCCGTGGCGTGGGGGTCAACCGCAACGGCGCCTATGCCGAATACCTCTCCATCCCCGTAACCAATGCCTGGCACTGCGACCCCTCGATCCCCGAGGAAATCCTCTCCTGTTTCGATCCGTTCGGAAACGCCACCCACACGGCGCTCTCGTTCGATATGCTCGGCGAAGACGTGCTGATTACCGGTGCGGGGCCAATCGGCTGCATGGCCGCCGCCATCGCCAAGCATGCGGGCGCGCGCTATGTGGTGGCAACCGATGTGAATCCCGTCCGCCTCGAACTGGCCAAAAAAATGGGGGCCGACCGCGTCGTCAATGTGGCCGGGGAGAGCCTCGAAGCCGTCATGAAGGATCTCGATTTCAAGGAGGGCTTCGATATCGGCCTTGAAATGTCCGGCAATCCGTCGGCTTTCCGGCAAATGCTTTCCTCCATGTGCCACGGCGGCAAGATCGCCCTGCTTGGCATCCTGCCGGAGAACGTCGGGATCGATTGGGACACGGTGGTGTTCAACGGCCTCACCATCAAGGGAATCTATGGCCGCGAGATGTACGAAACCTGGTATAAGATGACCTCCATGCTCCAGAGCGGGCTGGACATTTCCGCGGTCATTACCGACCGCTACCACTATACCGAATATGAAAAAGGCTTCGAGCGCATGCTTTCGGGCAACTCGGGCAAAGTGGTGCTGGATTGGAGTGAATGA